Sequence from the Ereboglobus luteus genome:
GCCGATGGTGAGGGCGCCGTTGAGGGCGAGCTTCATGTTGCCGGTGCCGGAGGCTTCCTTGCCGGCGGTGGAGATTTGCTCGGAGAGATCGGCGGCGGGGATGATCTTTTCGGCGAGCGAAACGCGGTAGTTGGGCAGGAAGGCGACCTTGATTTTGCCGCCGATGCGGGTGTCGGCGTTGATGTGCGCGCCGATGACGTTGATGGCTCGGATAATGTTTTTCGCGAGGTCGTAGCCGGGCGCGGCCTTGGCGCCGAACACAAAGACGCGGGGCACGATGTCGAGGTTCGGGTTCTGGAGGATGCGGCGGTAGAGCGCGAGGATGTGAAGGAGGTTGAGGTGCTGGCGCTTGTATTCGTGGAGGCGTTTGATTTGCACGTCGAAGAGCGCGTCGGGCGAAACTTCAATCTGGCAATCGGCTTTGATGATGGCGGCGAGTTCGTTTTTGTTGTCGCGCTTGACTTCCATGAACGCCTTTTGGAATTCGGATTTGTCGGCGTGGGTTTCGAGGCCGCGGAGCAGGTCGAGATCGCATGCCCAGTGGTCGGTGCCGAGGGTGCTGGTGATGAGTTTCGAGAGGCGGGGATTGCAGTCGAGGAGCCATCGGCGCGGGGTGATGCCGTTGGTTTTGTTTTGGAAGCGCCCGGGGAAGAGTTCGTCGTATTGGGGGAAGAGTTGTTTTTTGAGGAGCGCGGTGTGGAGCGCGGCGACGCCGTTGACGGCGTGCGAGGCGACCACGGAGAGGTTGGCCATGCGCACGGATTTGCCGCCGTTTTCCTCGATGAGGGAGCAGTCGCGTTTTTTGCCGTCGTCGCCGGGCCAGCGCGCCTCGACGAGGCGGAGGAGCCGGTCGTTGATGGCGTAGATGATCTGGAGGTGGCGGGGGAGGACGCGGTCGAAGAGGCCGACGCTCCATTTTTCCAATGCCTCGGGAAGGAGGGTGTGGTTTGTGTAGGCGAAGACCTTGGTGACGATGCCCCAGGCTTTTTCCCATTGCATTTCCTCCTCGTCGAGAAGGATGCGCATGAGTTCGGCGATGGCGACGGCGGGGTGGGTGTCGTTGAGCTGGATGGCGATTTTGGAGGGGAAGTTGTCCCAAGAATTCTCGGGGTTGCGGAAGTGCCGGCGCATGATGTCGCGCAGGGAGCAAGCGACGAAGAAGTATTGCTGGATGAGGCGCAGTTCCTTGCCGTTTTCAGTTTTGTCGTTGGGATAAAGAACCTTCGAGATGGTTTCGGTGACGGCCTTTTCGCGGACGGCCTCGACGTAGCCGCCGGAGTTGAACGCGGCGAGGTCGAACTCGGAGGCGGATTGCGAGGACCAGAGGCGGAGGAAGTTGACGGTGTTGGTGTCGTAGCCGGCGACGGGGATGTCGTGGGGGATGCCGATGATGGCGTCGGTGTTGACCCAGCGCGGGCGGTAGTTGCCGCGGTCGTCGAAGACGTTTTCCACGCGACCCTTGATTTGAATGGTGACTTTGTTTTCCGGGCGCGCGATGCCCCAGGGCGTGCCGCCCATCATCCAGGAGTCGGGATGCTCGACTTGGGAGCCGTTGACGAATGCCTGGCGGAAGAGGCCGAATTCGTAATAGATGCCATACCCGATGGCGGGCAGGTCGAGGGTGGCGAGCGAGTCGAGGAAGCAGGCGGCGAGGCGTCCGAGGCCTCCGTTGCCGAGGCCCATGTCGGATTCCTCGTTGAGGATGGTTTCAAAGTCGACGGGGATGTCGGGATCCTTGATGGCCTCGCGGGCGGCATCGTAGAGGCCGGTGTTGTAGAGGTTGCTCTCGGTGAGCCGTCCCATGAGGTATTCGAGGGAGAAATAATACAGGCGGCGGACATTGTCGCGGTTGTGCACGGCCTGGGTCGAGATCATGCGCGAGAGGATGTGCTCGCGGACGGCGAGCGAGGTGGCGATCCACCAATCGTGCGGCTGGGCCGAGTGGAGGTCGCGGGCCAGGGTATAGGTGAGGTGGCGGAAGATGGCTTGCTTGAATTTGCCCGTGCTCGTGGCGTCAAATGGCGATGTGGTTTCCGGGCTGGGGCAGGGGGAGTTTGGCCAGGATGCGTCTTTCGACGCGGCTGTTTTTCCGGAAGCGGTGCTTTTTTGTTTTTTGCTGTTGGTTGCCATGTGAAAACTGAAATTGGAATCTTTCAAAAATGAATCCTCCTAGGGTGACATGACTGTGTGTCCGGTCACGTCTAAAATGCGACTGTTGGCCGCATAGGGGGCGGCTCCCAAATGTTGCAGGGTAGAAACCCGGGAGGCCAACCTGCACGCGGGGCTTTGCTCTTCCCTTTGTGGTGAAGTTTCCAAAGTATGAGCGCCGCAGTTTGATTTTCGATTTACCATGCCGACTTTTGAAACACGACTCATGCAGGCGGGCGACTGGGACGAGGTTGCCCGGTTAATCCATGCCTCGCTCAACCTTTGGTATGAAAAGAACCGCGGCTACCGGCTCGTGAGCGGCGGCTGGGAAACGATGCTGCTGTTCCCTCGCGTTTACGAGGACCTTGATCCCGGCTGCTGCGTGATGGCCGTGGAAACCTCGTCACAGCGTATCGCGGGCGTGTGTTTTTTTCACCCGCGGCCCACGCACGTCGCCCTCGGCATCATGAACACGCATCCCGATTTTTTCGGGAACGGCGTCGCCTCCCTGATGCTCCGGTATATCACCGACGATGCGAAGCGGCGGGGAGTGCCCGTGCGGCTTGTGTCAGCCGCGACCAATGTCGATTCATTCTCCCTTTACAACAAGGCGGGGTTTGTGCCGACGCGGTTTTTTCAAGACATGACGGTCAGGGTTCCCGAAAGCGGTTTCGATGTCGCCGCCCCGCACGGCTGGACTTTTCGCGACGCGACCGTCGGGGACATCCCTCAAATCGTCGCGCTCGAAAGGGAGCTCGCGCACATTGAGCGGGAAAAGGATTATCATTTCTTTTTGCGCAATCCCGGCGGCATCTGGCACATGAGCGTCCTGGTCGGGCCGGATGGCGAACTCGGCGGGTTTCTCGCCTCGGTTAATGACCCCGGGAGCAACATGCTCGGTCCCGGCGTGGCACGCAACGAGGAGCTGGCTGCGGCCTTGGTGCGCGGGGAACTTGGATTCCATCGCGGTTGCTCGCCGGTCTGGCTTGTCCCGTCCGAGTCTCGTCGGTTGGTGGATGCGATGTATGCGATCGGGACGAAAAACTGCGAGCTGCACATCACGCAAGTTCTCGGGGATTATACGCGGGAAACAGGCATCGTCTTCCCCACGTTCATGCCCGAAACAGGATGATTCAGACGGAGATTGTTGGGGGGGCGGTAATCGACGAATGTCAAAAACAAGGCATGCCCCTGTCTCAGACATTCTCGTCCGTCGGTCATGCTCATAAAAGGTGATAAAACATGCCCCGGCCCCGTTGGCTGTTTCCGGTTCCTCGACTATTATTATAAAGAATGTTTCGCCGGCAATGGCATGGGCAATTTTTTATAATCCGTGCCCCAGCGTTCCATTGATTTTAATATCGGAATCAGGCTCCTGCCAATCGATGATAAGGTATATTCTACTTTTGGCGGGATTTCGGCATAAACCTTTCTTTCAATCAGCCCCCTTTCTTCCATTGATCGAAGATTTAGTGTCAGCGAACGCTGGGAAATGCCGGATATGTTTCTTTTCAGTTCGCCGAATCTTTTCTTACCCCCGATCAAATCATAGATAATCAGGACGCGCCACCTGTTTTCCAGCAGTTGCAGCGTCGTTTCGACGGGACATGGTATATAATTCTTTTTCATCATGTAACCTCTTGGTATTGCCCAATAGTATAATAAATGTGCCTATCTGAAAATATTGTGCCTACTTTACTTTATCACTCAATTTGTATTATATTGTAAATGTAACAAAGGTTAATTATTAAAAAACAAGGATATATATGATCAAGAAAACAGTGTTGTTTGTTGTTTTGGAGCAATATGCCGATTGGGAACATGCTTTCCTTTCCACATCGCTGCAACATGGAATTAATGGGAAAGAGCCTTCTTGCGAGGTGAAAGTTGTGTCGCCCGGTCAAGGCCCCATACACTCCAATGGCGGATTCACCACCATTCCGGACTATGATATTGATAATGTGCCCGAGGATTATGCGGGCCTGATTCTTGTCGGAGGGTATTCCTGGTTTTCCGAAAGCACGGGAAAGCTAACGGAAGGAGCCCAGCGGATAATTCCCCTGGTCGAAAAAGCATTCGCCAAGGGGAAGGTGATTGGCGCCATTTGTAATGGCACTGTATTCCTGGGCATGGCCGGTTTTCTGAACGTCCGCAAACATACCAGTAATGGGATTGAAAACTTGGAGAAACTGGCGGGAAGCAACTACGCCGGAAAAGCCAACTATCGGGATGCGCAAGCTGTGCGGGACGGAAATCTGATCACGGCCAACGGGACCGGATTTCTAGAGTTCAGCAGGGAATGCATGCTTGCCTTGGATGCTTATTCCGGGGGCGACATAGAGGCCAACTACAGTTTTTTCAAAAACGGCTTGTGCCAATGAAATGATCCGGGGGGGCAGCCGTTTGTCGTCCCCGGCGGGGGAGGGTTGGAGTGGCGCTTAGTTGAGGGTGTTTGTCGTCTGAAAAGCGGCACGGAATATTCCTGCCTGTGCAGTTTTAAGGCAGTGGAACACAGTGAATAGAAACACGGACAAGAATGTCTGTGCTACCTTGACTAAGCGCCATTCAGGCCTGGGGTATTTTTCTGTCTGCTGGTTTCCGGGGAATTTATTGCTTGTCGCCCCATTCCCACTTTGTCGTTCCGTCCGCGTTTTTCCCGGCGTCGCGCTGGGTGAATCCGCCTTTTGCAAAGCCGCCCCCGATGACTTGCATCAATGGCAGGAGAAGCACGAGGATCAGGGCGACTATAAACATATCGTAAGCCATGAGCCCGATGGCCGCCAAGCCGACGGCATAGATCGGCGTGACGAGCAAGGTCCTGAAAAAACCATCTCTTATACAACCATGTATAAATAAATAAACCACGATGCCCGCCTGCACGCCAATGAAGACTTTGAATATGGCGGCTTCCCTTGTCGCGCCGGTTCTCGTGTCCATAAACATGCTTATGATCATGACCACAAAAAGGCCCAATGTTGCCAGTGCAGCCAACCCGATCGAATTTCCCACGACTCCGGACTTTTTTCCGACGAACATCATCGTTTTGAACCAGAGGAAAACCTGCACGAACAAGAATCCGGAAAAACACAGGAACCGAATCACGGCCCATTTCCACCCCACGACGGTGGGCAGGTAAAAAGTAAAGCCGTTCGAGTGGGTGAGGAAATATATTTCGAGGGCCGACAGCAGCATCACCACGACAGCCAGCAGGAGGATCCTCATCCACCCTAGAAAACCAAGGCACAATATCACCAGCCCGGCCGCGGCAAGGATGACGCCTCCCTTCAATGTTTGGTTTTCAAGCAGAGCGAGTTTTTCGTAGCCAGCCTTCATTTCCTTCGCCGTCTCGTCGAGCGGTGTGAGGGTTTTTATTTTGAGATATCCGGTGAATTCCTTGCCCGTGGACGGGGATTTGTAACGCACCTCGCACCAACCGCTCTTCAAAAGGCGATTCGCATGCACCTGCTCGCCGTGCATGATCATCCATCCTTGGCTCGCGCTGTTCATGCTGGTTAGTGATGGTGTGTTGAACAGGTAAAGTCCGCGTCCCTCGGGCTGGTCGGGCGTGAATTTTTGCGCCGAAACTATCATCGGCAGCAGGGTCATTAACAGGAGTATGATTCTTTTCATTGGGTTAACTTCTTGTTTTGGTCTGGGAATGTTTCACATGAAGATGTGAGGGAGGATATTCCGGGAATTGTTGATTTTTATAGTTTGAGGTTCCTTTCAACAGTCACCGTTTTTGTCATGAGCGGCGTGTGCTGCAACTCGTTATTTTGACAGAAGCAAAACTACCCGAACCCTTCAGGCGTTTGGGGGGCTTGCGCCACCGAGCTTACCCCACTTTTCGAGGTGATTTTTGATCATGCTTTCATCCGCGCGGATCACTCCCGCCCGGCGACACCGCTTTTGTGCGCAGTGAAAAATCCTCAAATCGCTCAAAGCGGTGTCGCCGCTTTGCTTTGTGATTGCACCCGCCCGCTGCGCGGGCAGCCCGGCTGCAATCAGCCCTTCGGGCCATCGCCTTGCGGCGATGCCATCTCCGCGCTGCCGCGCTACGTGCCACCGCACTTCAAAACGCATCGGCTTCGCGGGCAAAATCAGTTTGGAGC
This genomic interval carries:
- a CDS encoding DJ-1/PfpI family protein, producing the protein MIKKTVLFVVLEQYADWEHAFLSTSLQHGINGKEPSCEVKVVSPGQGPIHSNGGFTTIPDYDIDNVPEDYAGLILVGGYSWFSESTGKLTEGAQRIIPLVEKAFAKGKVIGAICNGTVFLGMAGFLNVRKHTSNGIENLEKLAGSNYAGKANYRDAQAVRDGNLITANGTGFLEFSRECMLALDAYSGGDIEANYSFFKNGLCQ
- a CDS encoding glycogen/starch/alpha-glucan phosphorylase; protein product: MATNSKKQKSTASGKTAASKDASWPNSPCPSPETTSPFDATSTGKFKQAIFRHLTYTLARDLHSAQPHDWWIATSLAVREHILSRMISTQAVHNRDNVRRLYYFSLEYLMGRLTESNLYNTGLYDAAREAIKDPDIPVDFETILNEESDMGLGNGGLGRLAACFLDSLATLDLPAIGYGIYYEFGLFRQAFVNGSQVEHPDSWMMGGTPWGIARPENKVTIQIKGRVENVFDDRGNYRPRWVNTDAIIGIPHDIPVAGYDTNTVNFLRLWSSQSASEFDLAAFNSGGYVEAVREKAVTETISKVLYPNDKTENGKELRLIQQYFFVACSLRDIMRRHFRNPENSWDNFPSKIAIQLNDTHPAVAIAELMRILLDEEEMQWEKAWGIVTKVFAYTNHTLLPEALEKWSVGLFDRVLPRHLQIIYAINDRLLRLVEARWPGDDGKKRDCSLIEENGGKSVRMANLSVVASHAVNGVAALHTALLKKQLFPQYDELFPGRFQNKTNGITPRRWLLDCNPRLSKLITSTLGTDHWACDLDLLRGLETHADKSEFQKAFMEVKRDNKNELAAIIKADCQIEVSPDALFDVQIKRLHEYKRQHLNLLHILALYRRILQNPNLDIVPRVFVFGAKAAPGYDLAKNIIRAINVIGAHINADTRIGGKIKVAFLPNYRVSLAEKIIPAADLSEQISTAGKEASGTGNMKLALNGALTIGTLDGANVEIKEEVGDENIFIFGMNVDEVEALRAKGYNPWNYYNADEELRAIIDWIGSDYFTPGEHGAFAPLHNSLLNGGDPFMVLADFRAYSDAHEKVDALYRDKAKWARAAILNTARVGKFSSDRTIREYAKDIWSLPAIKT
- a CDS encoding winged helix-turn-helix transcriptional regulator; translation: MMKKNYIPCPVETTLQLLENRWRVLIIYDLIGGKKRFGELKRNISGISQRSLTLNLRSMEERGLIERKVYAEIPPKVEYTLSSIGRSLIPILKSMERWGTDYKKLPMPLPAKHSL
- a CDS encoding GNAT family N-acetyltransferase; the encoded protein is MPTFETRLMQAGDWDEVARLIHASLNLWYEKNRGYRLVSGGWETMLLFPRVYEDLDPGCCVMAVETSSQRIAGVCFFHPRPTHVALGIMNTHPDFFGNGVASLMLRYITDDAKRRGVPVRLVSAATNVDSFSLYNKAGFVPTRFFQDMTVRVPESGFDVAAPHGWTFRDATVGDIPQIVALERELAHIEREKDYHFFLRNPGGIWHMSVLVGPDGELGGFLASVNDPGSNMLGPGVARNEELAAALVRGELGFHRGCSPVWLVPSESRRLVDAMYAIGTKNCELHITQVLGDYTRETGIVFPTFMPETG